The Spiroplasma litorale nucleotide sequence ATATAAGCCCAGATTTAAAATCTAGAATTGAGAAAATTAAAGAAATGACAAAAGATTTATCAAATATTGAAATTGTCACTAACGATAAATTACTAACAATTGACTTTGCTAAAGAAATGAATATTAAATTTATTGTTAGAGGAGTTAGAGATATAGAAACTTTTAAAAACGAAGTTGATTACATTGATGCAAATAGAACTTTAAGTAGTGATATTGAAACAATTTTGCTTGTATCTGATATGGATAAAAGACAACTATCTTCATCAATTATAAAAGAAATAGAGTTTTATAAAAACCAAAAGTAAATTTAACGAATAAAGTAGGTATATAATGAAAATTAATAAAAACTTAGAACTCTCTATTAAAATTATTTTACTAATTTCTTTAGTTTCATTTTTAATTTTTGATATGCTTTTACAAATGTATAGTCCAAAAGAAAATATGTATGGTATTCCTTTATATGATAGAATAGACATATATTTTTCGTTTTTTACTACACAATCAAATTACATTGTTGTTGGTTATTTAGTTCTTGCAATTTTATATAAACAAATATGTAACAGTAGACTGAGTTTTGGTGTTGAACTTGCAATAACAGTATATATAACTTTAACAATGGTTGTATTTTGATTAGGAATAGCAGCCCCTGGTCAAACTGGTGGTGAAACAGATCTTCAAAATTGAATTTCAACAATTATTTTGCACTTAATAATACCATTAATTATGATTGCTTATTTTATATTATCTTGTGGTAATGATTATATATCTTATAAAAAACATTTAAAATTTAATTTTCCAGTAACTTGTACATACCCAGCACTTTATTTGTTTTTTGTTATGTTAAGAGGACATTATAGATTTAAACTATATTCTCCTACATTCTATAATGATATATATAGTAACTCAAATCATTGAATTTGAAGTAACTTATGAACTAATAGTAATGGAGTTATTGATAAGTCTATTTATTATGATACACAAATGTGATATCCTTATTGATTTTTAAACTTAAATAGATACGAGTTATCTTCTAATGGAGTTGTTCACAGTACAAATATGAATCAGCCATATTGAGTTATAGTATTATTTTTTTTAGCTGGTATCCTAAGTGTAATATTTTTAATAACTTCATTTCAGTTTTTATATTTAAAAATAAATAATATTAAGTTTTATAATTGACATGATATAAATGGAAATTTAATTTCAAAAAAAGAACATGATATTAAAAAAGCAAAAATTAGACAAATTCGTAAAGATTCTATAAAAATGCTAAGAGTATTAATTTTAACTAATATCAGTAAAAATAGATCATTTAAAAAAAATGTTAAATCACTTCCAAAACACGAAAGAATTGAAGCTATAAAAAAATATAATAATATTTTAAACTTAGAAAAAAAATTATTTATAGGTTATAAAAAAAGAAAAGACCAACATAAAAAAGATTATAAAAAATATATTAAGAAATTAATTCAAGAAGTTGGTTTTAAAGATAGGATGATCATAAAAGATAATCTTAGAGAGGCTGAGAGGTTTAAAAAGCTAGTAAAAAAAGGTATAATAATATCAAGGTCTAAATATGTTGACTAATAGAGGTTTTACTTGGCCTTTATTTTTTTATATAATATATGGTGAAATATAATGTAAAACCAAAGGGGTGCAATAATGGTCCATCTAAGAGCACGAAATTTGCCTTTAAAAGGTATTTTAAAAGATTGATTATTTCAAGGTAACCATACTTCTTTTGGTGAAGATTTTGCTCTTATCAAATTAGAAGATGGCAGTGAGGTCAAAATTAAATCTAATTATAATGGAATGATTACCAAAACCATTAAACTAGGAAGCCCTGTAAAAAACGGTAGTATATTAGCTAACATTGCAATTGGTGAAAAAGAAATACAAAAAATAAAAACTAAAAGTATTAAAAAAAGTAACTCGGAATTTGATGGTGATGATATTAAAATTCCAGAAGTTGCAGAAGAAAGACTTTTAGATGCGGAAAGTGATGCTGATTCATTTTCTGGAGCTGTTATGTATAATAGATACAACCAAGCGATCACGCCATTTTCAACAACATCTGAAGACATAAAAGATACACAAGAAAAAATGGAACAAATTGAAGAAAAGGATATTCAAAATATGGGAACCTCAGCAAGTAATAAAGATAGATTTGCCCAAATGCGTGAGAATATAAGAAACTCTATTAAAAATGCTCCTCAACAAAAATTAATGGGAGACTTGCCAAAAGAAGAGTTACTTAAAATATCTAATACTGATTTAGTTAATGGGGCAGGCCAAAATAATAATTTATTTGCAAAAGATGATTTAACCGGAGTTAGTAAGTTTAGACAAATAATACAAGCACGTAAAGAAAAATTGTTAGAAGAAAACGATTTTAAAGAAGTTGAAGATAATACTAATCAACTTAATGCAATGTCTAAATTAGATGAAAAGGGTAGACCTTTAATAATGAGAAACATAATAAAATCAAGAATTGAAAAATTAAATGCGGCAGGAGGAGATCCTTCGGTTTTAGAAAATGACATTGTTGCTACAAAAGAAAATGCCATAATTGATAACCAAAGACAAACTAGTATGGGAAACAATAACTTTCAAAATAATAAATATGACAAAACTATGAATGTATCAACTGATAGTACATATATGAGACAAAGGTCATCAGAAGATGGCGATTTTGGCATTTCATATGGAGGGTATGTAGAAGATCAAGAGCCACTTGTAATTGATGCAAATTCATTATCTAAATACGGTGGTGCTGTTTTACCTCAAAAAGACCCGAATCAATTGGTGGGTGAATTGAATTCAAAGGGCCAAAAAACATATGCAGAATCTAAACTTTCTAGTTTATATGATAATAGAAAAAGATGAAATTTAATTAAAGATAGAGATGAAAGAAACATAATTAACATGAGAAGAGAAGCTGTTGAAAAAGGTTTAAATGAGGAAAGAATGGCTTTTTCAAAAGCGATTAAAGATACAGGACTGCCAAAAGAATTCACAAGACAAGTTCCATTTCAAAATCCAGTAACAGGTAAAGTTGAGTACGTTAGATACATGGACACACCAAATGGTAAAAAAGAGTTTGAAGGTTGACTAAGAGCTTCAAATCTTTATACTGCTTATAAAGATGAAATGAAATATATCGAATCCGGAGGAGACCAAAATCAACAAGAATTCACATCGCTTCCAGATAATAAATATATTAAGACCGATCAACAAAGAAACAATCATCAAAATCAAACTCCTATGCAGTATCAAAGTTACAATAATTATCAAGATAATATAAGTAATCAACCACAACAAAACGTTCCTAATCAAAACCCGGTTGATTATAATAATTATCAAAATAATAATAATAATAATAATAATAATAATAACCAACCACAACAAAACTCTTATAATTTAAATTATGATAATACAATCGATAGCCAAATAGATTTAGAAAAAGAACTTCAAAAACAAGGGAGAGAGTTTAAAAAGCAAGCTGATGAAAAAACAGCTTCTAAAGCTATTACTTATTTGCAAAAAGAAATTGCAGAGTTAAAAAGTACTTTAGAACAACAAAATCAATTAAACTCTGCAACCACAAGATTAAATCAGCAATCAAATTTTAATGGTACAAATGATTTGTTTGGTCAAATGATGCAATATATGTTAATGCAAAACATGATGCAAAATTTAAATCCAAAAAAAGATACAAATATTGATGATATTAAATCTGTTATAAAAGATGAAATAAAACAATTTACTTCTAAAGTTGCAACAGAAAATATTCACGATCTTGAAATAGCAAAATTAAAACAAGATGCTGAAAAATTAAAAGAAGAACTTAAAGTTGTTAATTTTGAAAAAGACAAACCTTCTAACACAATTGGATATATTAATTATGAAAATGCACAAAATAATGAGTATGTAGAAAGAACTAAAGTCAACGAAAACAGAAATACTGCTGTTAAATCAATGATACTTAGCCAAAATTATATACCACCTTTAACTATTTCAACTGACATAGATATGAGCTCTATATTAAAACTTAAACATGTTTTGAGACAAACTCAATCAACTGTTAAATTTACAACAATTGCATTTATTGCAAAAACAATATCCATAGCCTTGAGAGATTATCCAAAATTAAATTCAAGCTATGACCCAGAAACAAATGAATTAGTTATAAAAAAATATCATAATATTGGTTTGGCAACCGAGACAAGTGAAGGATTAATTATTCCGGTTTTAAAGTTTGTTGAAAAACTAACAATTAAAGAAGTTGCAATTGACATTAGAGAAATTACTCAAAGATTAAGAAAAGGTTTTATAAACGATTATGAGTCAGAAGGTAGCACGATTACAATTGCTAACTACGGTAACATTGGTGCATTACAAGCTACGCCAACAATCTTTTATCCGAATGCTGCAGTAATTGGTGTTGGTAAAATTGTAAAAAAACCAGTTGTTGTAGATAATGAAAAGTTGGCCATTAAAGCAATTATGAATATGAGCTTAACTGTTGATCAAAGAATAATTGATGCTGCTGAGGCAGGTAGATTTATGGCAAGGGTTAAACAAATACTTGAAAAACCTGAAATGCTTACAGTTACGTAATATATAAAATTTTTATCTATTTAATAAAACAATTATTATTTAAATATTGCTAATGCTAATATTTTTAGTATAATAATAATTGTCTTATTTTATGGCGTACATGGCGAAGTGGTTAACGCACCGGGTTGTGGTTCCGGCATTCGAGGGTTCAATTCCCTTTGTACGCCCCATTTAAAGAAATTAAAAAAACTTATTTTAAATAAGTTTTTTTTGTCGATATTAATAAATGGGGTGATAATATTTTTGAAATAGAATTTAATAATCAAGAAATTAGAGAAAATGAAAGTGATTTAATAAATCATATCAATATTTCAAATAAAGATGATAACAA carries:
- the coaD gene encoding pantetheine-phosphate adenylyltransferase, with translation MNFIKKKYKITNMYDKKNKVAMYPGSFDPFHNGHLNILVKALNIFDFIYIVITKNINKNISPDLKSRIEKIKEMTKDLSNIEIVTNDKLLTIDFAKEMNIKFIVRGVRDIETFKNEVDYIDANRTLSSDIETILLVSDMDKRQLSSSIIKEIEFYKNQK
- a CDS encoding Pr6Pr family membrane protein; this translates as MKINKNLELSIKIILLISLVSFLIFDMLLQMYSPKENMYGIPLYDRIDIYFSFFTTQSNYIVVGYLVLAILYKQICNSRLSFGVELAITVYITLTMVVFWLGIAAPGQTGGETDLQNWISTIILHLIIPLIMIAYFILSCGNDYISYKKHLKFNFPVTCTYPALYLFFVMLRGHYRFKLYSPTFYNDIYSNSNHWIWSNLWTNSNGVIDKSIYYDTQMWYPYWFLNLNRYELSSNGVVHSTNMNQPYWVIVLFFLAGILSVIFLITSFQFLYLKINNIKFYNWHDINGNLISKKEHDIKKAKIRQIRKDSIKMLRVLILTNISKNRSFKKNVKSLPKHERIEAIKKYNNILNLEKKLFIGYKKRKDQHKKDYKKYIKKLIQEVGFKDRMIIKDNLREAERFKKLVKKGIIISRSKYVD
- a CDS encoding 2-oxo acid dehydrogenase subunit E2 codes for the protein MVHLRARNLPLKGILKDWLFQGNHTSFGEDFALIKLEDGSEVKIKSNYNGMITKTIKLGSPVKNGSILANIAIGEKEIQKIKTKSIKKSNSEFDGDDIKIPEVAEERLLDAESDADSFSGAVMYNRYNQAITPFSTTSEDIKDTQEKMEQIEEKDIQNMGTSASNKDRFAQMRENIRNSIKNAPQQKLMGDLPKEELLKISNTDLVNGAGQNNNLFAKDDLTGVSKFRQIIQARKEKLLEENDFKEVEDNTNQLNAMSKLDEKGRPLIMRNIIKSRIEKLNAAGGDPSVLENDIVATKENAIIDNQRQTSMGNNNFQNNKYDKTMNVSTDSTYMRQRSSEDGDFGISYGGYVEDQEPLVIDANSLSKYGGAVLPQKDPNQLVGELNSKGQKTYAESKLSSLYDNRKRWNLIKDRDERNIINMRREAVEKGLNEERMAFSKAIKDTGLPKEFTRQVPFQNPVTGKVEYVRYMDTPNGKKEFEGWLRASNLYTAYKDEMKYIESGGDQNQQEFTSLPDNKYIKTDQQRNNHQNQTPMQYQSYNNYQDNISNQPQQNVPNQNPVDYNNYQNNNNNNNNNNNQPQQNSYNLNYDNTIDSQIDLEKELQKQGREFKKQADEKTASKAITYLQKEIAELKSTLEQQNQLNSATTRLNQQSNFNGTNDLFGQMMQYMLMQNMMQNLNPKKDTNIDDIKSVIKDEIKQFTSKVATENIHDLEIAKLKQDAEKLKEELKVVNFEKDKPSNTIGYINYENAQNNEYVERTKVNENRNTAVKSMILSQNYIPPLTISTDIDMSSILKLKHVLRQTQSTVKFTTIAFIAKTISIALRDYPKLNSSYDPETNELVIKKYHNIGLATETSEGLIIPVLKFVEKLTIKEVAIDIREITQRLRKGFINDYESEGSTITIANYGNIGALQATPTIFYPNAAVIGVGKIVKKPVVVDNEKLAIKAIMNMSLTVDQRIIDAAEAGRFMARVKQILEKPEMLTVT